The Methylomagnum ishizawai genome has a window encoding:
- a CDS encoding YbcC family protein: MYRASYDAESAAIAGGTPAHRFSLDPALDHIAHWLPAQRPIKDFVHHNTLHAVQDRPFHEGVALAAKIFGAHSYLPLADYQARHRSGRIGAFAIDWAVARAESDPVKRDALRRSLFEPDQTVHYPPVSLANHGIRERWLTHIGLNLNALVQPILFRLTANFLDQGISRWTVAQAGESFWDCVWRLVEGGFIPLYPFQEPEARAAINQTPDAAIRACLARIVGDESLYEQYLLEMLLAHPGWAGMVRVIETAPDALLARRRITLKEFIALELALELAFLRGKRGADCIPVAATPGLDQVDRLADALARPVVPLRLKVWHEAMEFSLYAELLRALPAKGGTAKTPTATAPTAQALFCLDDRECSLRRHLEELDPRIATYGAAGFFGIDFLYKGIDDAYPVAQCPVVVTPRHLVVESAVNPAEAKKKPIQTDFSKLHLKSNSALRGWIFTQALGLGYAARLAFEVFRPGSKLPKIKHLGEIDAHTELHLLRESDEPDEQGRFLGFSYGEMADKLEGILRTIGLTHGFAPLVVVVAHGSSSVNNPHFAAYDCGACSGKPGAPNARAFAQMANDGIVRGLLRERGIDIPDATRFVAALHNTSRDEIQYFDQHTWEREPQGWAAFRATMAEALRRNAHERCRWFELGPQGADPELSHQHVQSRATSIFEPRPELNHSNNLYCVVGRRRLTADLFLDRRAFLHSYDPDSDPEGDILLRILNAIIPVCGGINLEYLFSRVDNSVYGAGTKLPHNVIGLLGVANGVDGDLRTGLPSQMIEVHEPARLLIVIEQSPKVIHAAYQRLGALQEWLDNEWVRLVSCHPDTRETLLYTPHGWEPLDLPTDIPVPQAACSLDIFPGHTRTIPVHRLVKESV, from the coding sequence ATGTACAGAGCAAGCTACGACGCGGAATCGGCGGCCATCGCGGGCGGTACCCCGGCACACCGGTTCAGCTTGGACCCCGCGCTAGACCATATCGCCCATTGGCTACCCGCCCAACGGCCCATCAAGGATTTCGTCCACCACAACACCTTGCACGCGGTGCAGGACCGTCCCTTCCACGAAGGCGTGGCGCTGGCGGCGAAAATCTTCGGGGCCCACAGCTACCTGCCCCTGGCCGATTACCAAGCCCGCCACCGCTCGGGCCGGATCGGGGCGTTCGCCATCGACTGGGCCGTCGCCCGCGCCGAATCCGATCCCGTCAAGCGCGACGCCCTGCGCCGTTCGCTGTTCGAGCCGGACCAGACCGTGCATTACCCGCCGGTTTCGCTCGCCAACCACGGCATCCGGGAACGCTGGCTCACCCATATCGGCCTGAACCTGAACGCCCTGGTCCAACCCATATTGTTCCGCCTGACCGCGAATTTCCTGGACCAGGGCATCAGCCGCTGGACCGTCGCCCAGGCCGGGGAAAGCTTCTGGGATTGCGTGTGGCGGCTGGTGGAAGGCGGCTTCATCCCGCTGTACCCGTTCCAGGAACCCGAGGCCCGCGCCGCCATCAACCAAACCCCGGACGCGGCCATCCGCGCCTGCCTCGCCCGCATCGTGGGCGATGAAAGCCTGTACGAGCAATATCTGTTGGAAATGCTGCTGGCCCATCCGGGTTGGGCCGGGATGGTGCGGGTGATCGAGACCGCCCCGGACGCCCTCCTGGCCCGCCGCCGCATCACGCTGAAGGAATTCATCGCCCTGGAACTGGCGCTGGAACTGGCCTTCCTGCGCGGCAAGCGCGGCGCGGATTGCATCCCGGTCGCCGCGACGCCGGGCCTCGACCAAGTGGACCGGCTGGCCGACGCCCTGGCCCGGCCCGTGGTGCCGCTGCGGCTCAAGGTCTGGCACGAGGCTATGGAGTTCTCCCTGTACGCGGAATTGCTGCGGGCGCTGCCCGCAAAGGGCGGCACGGCCAAAACGCCGACCGCCACCGCGCCCACGGCCCAGGCGCTGTTCTGCCTCGACGACCGCGAATGCTCCTTGCGCCGCCATTTGGAAGAACTCGATCCGCGCATCGCCACCTATGGCGCGGCGGGTTTCTTCGGCATCGATTTCCTGTACAAGGGCATCGACGACGCCTATCCGGTGGCGCAATGCCCGGTGGTGGTGACGCCGCGCCATCTGGTGGTGGAATCGGCGGTCAACCCCGCCGAGGCCAAGAAAAAGCCGATCCAGACCGACTTCTCGAAACTGCACCTCAAGTCCAATTCGGCGTTGCGGGGCTGGATTTTCACCCAGGCCTTGGGCTTGGGCTATGCCGCCCGCTTGGCGTTCGAGGTGTTCCGGCCCGGCTCCAAACTGCCCAAGATCAAGCACCTCGGCGAAATCGATGCCCATACCGAATTGCACCTTTTACGCGAAAGCGACGAGCCGGACGAGCAAGGCCGCTTCCTGGGCTTTTCCTACGGCGAGATGGCCGACAAACTGGAAGGCATCCTCCGCACCATCGGCCTGACCCATGGTTTCGCGCCGCTGGTGGTGGTGGTGGCGCACGGGTCCAGCAGCGTGAACAACCCGCATTTCGCCGCCTACGATTGCGGCGCCTGCTCCGGCAAGCCGGGCGCACCCAATGCCCGCGCCTTCGCCCAGATGGCGAACGATGGCATCGTGCGCGGCCTCCTGCGCGAGCGCGGCATCGACATCCCGGACGCCACCCGGTTCGTGGCGGCCTTGCACAACACCAGCCGCGACGAAATCCAATATTTCGACCAGCACACCTGGGAACGGGAACCCCAAGGCTGGGCCGCGTTCCGGGCCACCATGGCCGAGGCGCTGCGCCGCAATGCCCACGAGCGTTGCCGCTGGTTCGAATTGGGACCGCAAGGCGCGGACCCGGAACTATCGCACCAGCATGTGCAATCGCGGGCGACCTCGATCTTCGAGCCGCGGCCCGAGTTGAACCATTCCAACAACCTGTATTGCGTGGTCGGACGCCGCCGCCTGACCGCCGACCTGTTCCTGGACCGCCGGGCCTTCCTGCATTCCTACGACCCGGATTCCGACCCGGAGGGCGATATCCTCCTGCGTATCCTCAACGCCATCATCCCGGTCTGCGGCGGCATCAACCTGGAATACCTGTTCTCGCGGGTGGATAACTCGGTCTACGGCGCGGGCACCAAGTTGCCGCACAACGTCATCGGGCTGCTGGGGGTCGCCAATGGCGTGGACGGCGATCTCAGGACCGGCCTGCCCTCGCAGATGATCGAGGTCCACGAACCGGCCCGGCTGCTCATCGTCATCGAGCAAAGCCCCAAGGTGATCCATGCCGCCTACCAGCGGCTGGGGGCGCTCCAGGAATGGCTGGATAACGAATGGGTGCGGCTGGTGTCCTGCCATCCCGATACACGGGAAACCCTGCTGTACACCCCGCATGGCTGGGAGCCGCTGGACCTGCCCACCGACATCCCGGTTCCCCAAGCCGCTTGCTCGCTCGATATCTTCCCCGGCCACACCCGCACCATCCCCGTCCACCGCCTCGTCAAGGAGTCCGTATGA
- a CDS encoding proton-conducting transporter membrane subunit, producing MNSLLVACQFLPLLGWLLIFILGGSERRVANISFWATHAMGAAILGLLATWAFEGFPAYEYLWVTLYEQAEYHFHILFYLDKVGAAYLFCTWVIFSVIVRYCRYYLHRELGYKRFFLTIFGFVFGLNMVILSGSLDMLFAGWEIVGIASFLLIAFYRHRAQPIRNALRAYTVYRFCDLGLLLGALLMDLFLHGSNHFSQLGGVFGQGAVPPGGALGLFALSLCLVVAASGKSAQFPFCFWLPRAMEGPTPSSAIFYGALSVHLGVFLLLRTLPIWGFEFLSRALVLGIGLLTVIVASVAEKAQSNIKGQIAYASIAQVGFMFMELALGLESLVLLHFMGNTFLRCYQLLVSPSIVAHLLRVEGAADTGFDIKHSAFARHLPRALRHSLPAALETTLQVLALQEFNLETGVRAVLWEPLKRAGAAVNAIDPWHKLGMALAVVGVGWLGFEGGILPRSYLAIPAALAMLIASLGAFAEKRDVFRVWNRVGFSGLLSGGVAWLAGDNATGHVELFLSGILPAWFLGLGLMALLLKGDDFAAAPYAYRAMAERKPALSSLLFLCFLGLVSFPVTPAFIGEDLLLYHVTEHFPWLVALIAFSFVLNGIAAAGVFQRLCLGRPVEVRDPAAGSEPVAVWRPGLAGTGFLPEK from the coding sequence ATGAATAGCTTGCTGGTGGCTTGCCAATTCCTGCCCTTGCTGGGTTGGCTGCTGATTTTCATCCTGGGCGGCAGCGAACGGCGGGTCGCCAATATCAGTTTCTGGGCCACCCACGCCATGGGCGCGGCGATCCTGGGGCTGTTGGCGACCTGGGCCTTCGAGGGCTTCCCGGCCTACGAATACCTGTGGGTCACGCTGTACGAACAGGCCGAATACCATTTCCATATCCTGTTCTACCTGGACAAGGTGGGCGCGGCCTATTTGTTCTGCACCTGGGTGATTTTCTCGGTCATCGTGCGTTATTGCCGGTATTACCTGCACCGCGAGTTGGGATACAAGCGCTTCTTCCTGACCATCTTCGGCTTCGTGTTCGGGCTGAACATGGTGATTTTGTCGGGTTCGCTGGATATGTTGTTCGCGGGCTGGGAAATCGTCGGCATCGCCTCGTTCCTCTTGATCGCGTTCTACCGGCACCGGGCGCAGCCGATCCGCAATGCCTTGCGGGCCTATACCGTCTACCGTTTCTGCGACCTGGGGCTGTTGCTGGGTGCCCTGCTGATGGATTTGTTCCTGCACGGCAGCAACCATTTCAGCCAACTGGGCGGGGTCTTCGGCCAGGGCGCGGTGCCGCCGGGCGGGGCTTTGGGCTTGTTCGCGCTGTCGCTGTGCCTGGTGGTCGCGGCCTCGGGGAAATCGGCCCAGTTCCCGTTCTGCTTCTGGCTGCCCCGCGCCATGGAAGGGCCGACGCCGTCGAGCGCGATTTTCTACGGAGCCTTGTCGGTGCATCTGGGCGTGTTCCTGCTGCTGCGGACCTTGCCGATCTGGGGCTTCGAGTTCCTGTCGCGGGCGCTGGTGCTGGGCATCGGCCTCCTGACCGTGATCGTCGCCAGCGTGGCGGAAAAGGCCCAGTCCAATATCAAGGGCCAGATCGCCTACGCCTCCATCGCCCAGGTGGGGTTCATGTTCATGGAACTGGCGCTGGGGCTGGAATCCCTGGTCTTGCTGCACTTCATGGGCAATACCTTCCTGCGCTGCTATCAACTGCTGGTCTCGCCCTCCATCGTCGCCCATTTGCTCAGGGTCGAAGGGGCCGCCGACACCGGCTTCGATATCAAACACAGCGCCTTCGCCCGGCATCTGCCGCGTGCCCTGCGCCACAGCCTGCCCGCGGCGCTGGAAACCACCCTGCAAGTCCTGGCCCTACAGGAGTTCAACCTGGAAACCGGGGTGAGGGCCGTGCTGTGGGAACCTTTGAAACGGGCGGGCGCGGCGGTCAACGCCATCGATCCCTGGCATAAGCTGGGCATGGCCTTGGCGGTCGTCGGCGTGGGTTGGCTGGGTTTCGAGGGCGGCATCCTGCCCCGGTCCTATCTGGCGATCCCGGCGGCGCTGGCGATGCTGATCGCTTCACTGGGCGCGTTCGCGGAAAAGCGCGATGTGTTCCGGGTGTGGAACCGGGTGGGTTTCAGCGGGCTGTTGAGCGGCGGCGTGGCCTGGCTGGCGGGCGACAACGCCACCGGCCATGTCGAGCTATTCCTGAGCGGTATCCTACCGGCCTGGTTCCTGGGATTGGGGCTCATGGCCCTGCTGCTCAAGGGCGACGACTTCGCCGCCGCGCCCTATGCCTACCGGGCCATGGCCGAGCGCAAGCCCGCGCTGTCGAGCCTGTTGTTCCTGTGCTTCCTGGGACTGGTCAGCTTCCCGGTCACGCCCGCCTTCATCGGCGAGGATTTGCTGCTCTACCATGTCACCGAGCATTTCCCCTGGCTGGTGGCCTTGATCGCGTTCTCGTTCGTGCTGAACGGCATCGCGGCGGCGGGCGTGTTCCAGCGGCTGTGCCTGGGCAGGCCGGTCGAGGTACGCGACCCGGCGGCGGGCAGCGAACCGGTGGCGGTTTGGCGACCGGGCTTGGCCGGAACCGGTTTCCTCCCGGAAAAATAA
- the polA gene encoding DNA polymerase I, translating to MSATTPKTLVLVDGSSFLYRAFHALPPLTNSKGQPTGAVLGVANMLRKLVATHATRHIGVVFDAPGKTFRDELFEHYKAHRPPMPDELRAQVEPLRAIIRAMGLPLLVETGVEADDVIGTLATQAAALGYRVVISTGDKDMAQLVCDRVTLENTMFDKALDRAGVIEKFGVPPECIVDYLALVGDSADNIPGVDKVGPKTAAKWLRQYGSLDALIENATAISGKVGENLRAALDKIPLSRQLATLRCDVPLDLGPDDLVCAEPDRAVLRGLLVQLEFNAWLKQLDAGGDAPPPQAKPQAARSEARYETVLTEADLETWLDRLQQAELFAFDTETTSLDYMRAEIVGLSFAVEPGHAAYVPLAHNYPGAPDQLDRAAVLARFKPLLEDPGRAKLGQNLKYDANVLVNHGIALKGIRHDTMLQSYVLDSTASRHDMDSLALHYLQYHTIGYEDVAGKGAKQIPFEQVGIEEAARYAAEDADITLRLHRHLWPLVQAKDRLRGLYESVEIPLVPVLSRIERTGVLVDVFKLGEQSRELERRMAEIEREAHAAAGQPFNLGSPKQIQAILYDKQNLPVLKKTPKGQPSTDESVLAELADDGYELPRLILDHRSVAKLKSTYTDKLPQMIDPGTGRVHTSYHQAVAATGRLSSSDPNLQNIPVRTEEGRRIRQAFVAPDGYRIVAADYSQIELRIMAHFSGDPNLCAAFADNADVHRHTAAEVFGVAPDQVTQDQRRSAKAINFGLIYGMSAFGLAQQLGIERGLAQAYIDAYFRRYPGVKAFMDQTRESAKANGYVETLFGRRLYIPEIDSRNAQRRQYAERTAINAPMQGTAADIIKRAMIAVDGWIQGQSEPGAVKMIMQVHDELVFEAREDGVARASAEIRALMCAAAELAVPLLVEVGVGGNWDEAH from the coding sequence ATGTCCGCAACCACCCCCAAAACCCTGGTCCTGGTCGATGGCTCCTCCTTCCTGTACCGCGCCTTCCACGCCCTGCCGCCCCTGACCAATTCCAAGGGCCAGCCCACCGGCGCGGTGCTGGGCGTCGCCAATATGCTCAGGAAACTGGTCGCCACCCACGCCACCCGCCATATCGGCGTGGTGTTCGACGCGCCGGGGAAGACCTTCCGCGACGAGTTGTTCGAGCATTACAAGGCCCACCGCCCGCCGATGCCGGACGAACTCCGCGCCCAGGTCGAACCCTTGCGGGCCATCATCCGGGCCATGGGATTGCCGCTGTTGGTGGAAACCGGGGTGGAGGCCGACGATGTGATCGGCACGCTGGCGACCCAGGCCGCCGCGCTGGGTTATCGGGTGGTGATTTCGACCGGCGACAAGGACATGGCGCAATTGGTCTGCGACCGGGTGACACTGGAAAACACCATGTTCGACAAGGCCCTGGACCGCGCGGGTGTGATCGAGAAGTTCGGGGTGCCGCCGGAATGCATCGTCGATTATCTGGCCCTGGTCGGCGACAGCGCGGACAACATCCCCGGCGTGGACAAGGTTGGGCCGAAAACCGCCGCCAAGTGGTTGCGGCAATATGGCTCGCTCGATGCCCTGATCGAGAACGCCACAGCCATTTCCGGCAAGGTCGGCGAGAACCTCCGGGCCGCGCTGGATAAGATTCCGCTCTCGCGCCAACTCGCCACCCTCCGCTGCGATGTGCCGCTGGACCTGGGGCCGGATGATTTGGTCTGCGCCGAACCCGACCGCGCCGTCCTGCGCGGATTGCTGGTGCAATTGGAATTCAATGCCTGGCTCAAGCAACTGGACGCGGGCGGCGACGCCCCGCCGCCGCAAGCCAAGCCACAAGCCGCCCGGAGCGAAGCCCGCTATGAAACGGTACTGACCGAGGCCGACCTGGAGACGTGGCTGGACCGTTTGCAGCAAGCCGAACTGTTCGCCTTCGACACCGAAACCACCAGCCTCGATTACATGCGGGCCGAGATCGTCGGGCTATCGTTCGCGGTGGAACCGGGCCACGCGGCCTATGTGCCCCTGGCCCACAACTATCCCGGCGCTCCCGACCAACTCGACCGCGCCGCCGTGCTGGCACGGTTCAAGCCCCTGCTGGAAGACCCCGGTCGCGCCAAGCTGGGCCAGAACCTCAAATACGACGCCAATGTGCTGGTCAACCATGGCATCGCCCTCAAAGGCATCCGCCACGACACCATGTTGCAATCCTATGTGCTGGACAGCACCGCCAGCCGCCACGATATGGATTCCCTGGCCTTGCATTATCTCCAGTACCACACCATCGGCTACGAGGACGTGGCCGGCAAAGGAGCCAAGCAAATCCCGTTCGAGCAGGTCGGCATCGAGGAAGCCGCGCGCTACGCCGCCGAGGACGCCGATATCACCTTGCGCCTGCATCGACATTTGTGGCCCCTGGTCCAAGCCAAGGACCGCCTGCGCGGCCTGTATGAAAGCGTGGAAATCCCGCTGGTGCCGGTGTTGTCGCGGATCGAGCGGACCGGGGTCTTGGTGGATGTGTTCAAGCTGGGCGAACAAAGCCGCGAGTTGGAACGGCGCATGGCCGAGATCGAACGGGAAGCCCATGCCGCCGCCGGCCAGCCGTTCAACCTGGGTTCGCCCAAGCAAATCCAGGCCATCCTCTACGATAAGCAGAATCTGCCGGTCCTCAAGAAAACCCCCAAAGGCCAGCCCTCGACCGATGAATCGGTGCTGGCCGAACTGGCCGACGACGGTTATGAACTGCCACGCTTGATCCTCGACCACCGCTCGGTCGCCAAGCTGAAATCCACCTACACCGACAAGCTGCCGCAGATGATCGACCCTGGCACGGGCCGGGTGCATACCTCGTATCACCAAGCCGTGGCGGCGACCGGGCGGTTGTCGTCGTCCGACCCCAATTTGCAGAACATCCCGGTCCGCACCGAGGAAGGCCGCCGTATCCGCCAGGCTTTCGTGGCCCCGGACGGTTACCGCATCGTGGCGGCGGATTATTCCCAGATCGAGCTACGGATCATGGCCCATTTTTCGGGCGACCCGAACCTCTGCGCCGCCTTCGCCGACAACGCCGATGTCCACCGCCACACCGCCGCCGAGGTGTTCGGCGTGGCCCCCGACCAAGTGACCCAGGACCAGCGCCGTTCGGCCAAGGCCATCAATTTCGGCTTGATCTATGGCATGTCGGCTTTCGGCCTCGCCCAGCAATTGGGCATCGAGCGGGGTTTGGCCCAGGCCTATATCGACGCCTATTTCCGGCGCTATCCCGGCGTCAAAGCCTTCATGGACCAGACCCGCGAATCCGCCAAGGCCAACGGCTACGTGGAAACCCTGTTCGGGCGCAGGCTCTATATCCCGGAGATCGATTCCCGCAACGCCCAGCGCCGCCAATATGCCGAGCGCACCGCCATCAACGCGCCCATGCAGGGTACGGCGGCGGACATCATCAAGCGGGCGATGATCGCGGTGGATGGCTGGATCCAAGGCCAGTCCGAACCCGGCGCGGTCAAGATGATCATGCAGGTCCACGACGAACTGGTGTTCGAGGCGCGGGAAGACGGGGTGGCGCGGGCTTCCGCCGAAATCCGGGCCTTGATGTGCGCGGCGGCGGAGTTGGCGGTGCCGTTATTGGTGGAGGTGGGCGTGGGCGGGAATTGGGACGAGGCGCATTGA
- a CDS encoding Uma2 family endonuclease, with the protein MEVVSPDDPKRDRDTKRREYAQTGIPEYWLPVSP; encoded by the coding sequence ATGGAGGTCGTGAGTCCCGACGATCCCAAGCGCGACCGCGACACCAAGCGCCGTGAATACGCCCAGACCGGCATCCCGGAATATTGGCTGCCGGTCTCCCCTTAA
- a CDS encoding c-type cytochrome: MSAIKLGSILLLACLAVQSSHAADLSFLVEGKEVKRIAQDELLKALPAKALATQNIANGQPATYQGADLVELLNLGFGPDWRRYDLVKFGTEDGYAPLIPRETILAHHGLVAYGEAGKPGFAPIQPTPGASVQPGPYWLVWDVQADPAAKTDAWLSWPWQLARIELTRLEREFPRAAPPADASEQANRGFTAFLQHCGKCHSVNGEGGQIGPELNYPVSATEYWQPDWLARFIADPQSVRYNSKMVGFYPGIQNRGAIIQEVLAYLKAMAGHKIEPKR, translated from the coding sequence ATGTCCGCCATCAAACTGGGTTCGATCCTGCTCCTCGCCTGCCTTGCCGTCCAGTCCAGCCATGCCGCCGATCTCTCGTTCCTGGTCGAGGGCAAGGAGGTCAAGCGCATCGCCCAGGACGAACTGCTCAAAGCCCTGCCCGCCAAAGCCCTCGCCACCCAGAACATCGCCAACGGCCAGCCCGCGACCTACCAAGGGGCCGACCTCGTGGAGCTATTGAACCTGGGTTTCGGCCCGGACTGGCGGCGCTACGATCTGGTGAAGTTCGGCACCGAAGACGGCTATGCCCCGTTGATTCCGCGCGAGACCATCCTGGCCCATCACGGCTTGGTGGCCTATGGCGAGGCGGGCAAGCCGGGGTTCGCGCCGATCCAGCCCACGCCCGGCGCGAGCGTCCAACCCGGCCCGTACTGGCTGGTCTGGGATGTCCAGGCCGACCCCGCCGCCAAGACCGACGCCTGGCTGAGCTGGCCCTGGCAACTGGCCCGCATCGAACTCACCCGGCTGGAGCGCGAATTCCCCCGCGCCGCGCCGCCCGCCGATGCTTCCGAGCAGGCCAACCGGGGCTTCACCGCCTTCCTGCAACACTGCGGCAAGTGCCATAGCGTGAACGGCGAAGGTGGACAGATCGGCCCGGAACTCAATTATCCGGTCAGCGCCACCGAATACTGGCAGCCGGATTGGCTGGCCCGCTTCATCGCCGACCCGCAATCGGTCAGGTATAACAGCAAGATGGTGGGTTTCTATCCCGGCATCCAGAACCGCGGGGCGATCATCCAGGAGGTTTTGGCCTATCTCAAGGCGATGGCGGGGCACAAGATCGAGCCCAAGCGTTAG
- a CDS encoding GbsR/MarR family transcriptional regulator, which yields MKLTPVIEKYVLHWGEMGTRWGVNRSVAQIHSLLYLAARPMPADEIAETLGIARSNVSTSLRELQSWGLVRLLHIKGDRRDHFEALGDPWETCFAIAENRKRRELDPTLTVLRECVLECADDRETPAETIQRIQATTVFLEKLMAWYEQVSRLPRPVLVALVELGAKVEQLLKLVR from the coding sequence ATGAAGCTAACCCCCGTGATCGAAAAATACGTCCTCCATTGGGGCGAGATGGGTACCCGCTGGGGAGTCAACCGTTCGGTGGCGCAAATCCACAGCCTGTTGTATTTGGCGGCCCGGCCCATGCCCGCCGACGAAATCGCCGAGACCCTGGGTATCGCCCGCTCCAACGTCAGCACCAGCTTGCGCGAACTACAAAGCTGGGGCTTGGTGCGGCTCCTGCACATCAAGGGCGACCGCCGCGACCATTTCGAGGCGCTGGGCGACCCATGGGAAACCTGCTTCGCCATCGCCGAAAACCGCAAGCGCCGCGAATTGGACCCCACTTTGACGGTGCTGCGCGAATGCGTGCTGGAATGCGCCGACGACCGGGAAACCCCGGCGGAGACCATCCAGCGCATCCAGGCCACGACCGTGTTCCTGGAAAAACTGATGGCTTGGTATGAACAAGTCAGCCGCCTGCCCCGGCCCGTGCTGGTGGCGCTGGTCGAACTCGGGGCCAAGGTCGAGCAATTGCTCAAATTGGTCCGTTAA
- a CDS encoding phosphocholine-specific phospholipase C encodes MSQFDRRDFLKIMGLGATSSMLPDNIARALEIPASSPTGTIKDVQHIVILTQENRSFDHYFGVLRGVRGFNDPRAAKLPNGKPVWVQPNGAGELLPFRPDVESVGQMFLSDPPHSWNNTHGAWNWGKYNDWIANKGQVAMTYHTRKDIPYHYALADAFTVCDAYYCSVMGGTDTNRYHLWTGWCGNDGQGGGPVIFNDEAGYAWHTFPERLQSAGITWKVYQDIGDGLNADNGNWWGWTGDAFIGNYGDNSLLYFHQYQNAQPGDPLYDNARTGTEIKAQGRDPHKLLEDFRADVLNGTLPQISYIAAPEAYTEHPNWPANWGAWYVSQVMDALVANPEVWSKTVLFINFDEEGGFFDHMVPPTPPMDVTQGGSTVDTLNEIYPGNPQDPRQPVPAPYGLGIRVPMLVVSPWSKGGWVNSQVFDHTSVIHFIEARFGDEHPGLAETNITPWRRAVVGDLTSAFDFSKANARKVKLPKAASYLPTDLVPHPNDPLVPPTLPLMPHQETGVRPARALPYALHAHGSVQTAKKSFAIDFDNIGQATAVFQVRSGHELDAPRCYTVEPGKQLEGVWNIAAGGTTEYDLSVYGPNGFYRGFKGGVEGHGRANLDVQASYDEQKANIALTIVNLTGRKLRVSVLDQYTGKVFQKAIPALEAVSRSWSLRGQYGWYDLVVTVAEDAGFEYHLAGHVENGKDSISDPAMGGLI; translated from the coding sequence ATGTCACAATTCGACCGTCGCGACTTCTTGAAAATCATGGGCTTGGGTGCCACAAGCTCGATGCTCCCGGATAATATCGCCCGCGCCCTGGAAATCCCGGCCTCCAGCCCCACCGGCACCATCAAGGATGTCCAGCACATCGTCATCCTGACCCAGGAAAACCGCTCCTTCGACCATTATTTCGGCGTGCTGCGCGGCGTGCGCGGCTTCAACGACCCCCGCGCCGCGAAGCTGCCCAATGGCAAGCCGGTCTGGGTCCAACCCAATGGCGCGGGCGAACTGCTGCCGTTCCGGCCCGATGTGGAGAGCGTGGGCCAGATGTTCCTGAGCGACCCGCCGCATAGCTGGAACAACACCCATGGCGCGTGGAACTGGGGCAAGTACAACGACTGGATCGCCAACAAGGGCCAGGTCGCCATGACCTACCACACCCGCAAGGATATCCCCTACCACTACGCCCTGGCCGACGCCTTCACCGTGTGCGACGCCTATTACTGCTCGGTGATGGGCGGCACCGACACCAACCGCTACCACCTGTGGACCGGCTGGTGCGGCAACGACGGCCAAGGCGGCGGCCCGGTGATCTTCAACGACGAGGCGGGCTACGCCTGGCACACCTTCCCGGAACGCCTGCAAAGCGCGGGCATCACCTGGAAGGTCTACCAGGACATCGGCGACGGACTCAACGCCGACAATGGCAACTGGTGGGGCTGGACCGGCGACGCCTTCATCGGCAACTACGGCGATAATTCCCTGTTGTACTTCCACCAGTACCAGAACGCCCAACCCGGCGACCCGCTCTACGACAACGCCCGCACCGGCACCGAGATCAAAGCCCAGGGCCGCGACCCGCACAAGCTGCTGGAAGATTTCCGCGCCGACGTGCTGAACGGCACCCTGCCGCAAATTTCCTATATCGCCGCGCCCGAAGCCTATACCGAACATCCGAACTGGCCGGCCAACTGGGGCGCTTGGTATGTATCCCAAGTCATGGACGCCTTGGTCGCCAACCCCGAGGTGTGGAGCAAAACCGTCCTGTTCATCAATTTCGACGAGGAAGGCGGCTTCTTCGACCATATGGTCCCGCCCACCCCGCCGATGGACGTCACCCAAGGCGGTTCGACGGTCGATACCCTCAATGAAATCTATCCGGGCAATCCGCAAGACCCCCGCCAGCCGGTGCCCGCCCCCTATGGACTCGGCATCCGCGTGCCGATGCTGGTGGTGTCGCCCTGGAGCAAGGGCGGCTGGGTGAATTCGCAGGTGTTCGACCACACCTCGGTGATCCACTTCATCGAGGCGCGTTTCGGCGACGAGCATCCCGGCTTGGCCGAAACCAATATCACCCCGTGGCGGCGGGCGGTGGTGGGCGACCTCACCAGCGCCTTCGATTTCTCCAAGGCCAACGCCCGCAAGGTCAAACTACCCAAGGCGGCGTCCTATCTGCCCACCGACTTGGTCCCCCATCCCAACGATCCGTTGGTGCCGCCCACCCTGCCACTGATGCCGCACCAGGAAACCGGCGTGCGTCCGGCCCGCGCCCTGCCCTACGCCCTGCACGCCCACGGCAGCGTGCAGACCGCGAAGAAATCCTTCGCCATCGACTTCGACAACATCGGCCAGGCCACCGCCGTGTTCCAGGTCCGCTCGGGCCATGAACTGGACGCACCCCGTTGCTACACAGTGGAACCGGGCAAGCAGCTCGAAGGCGTCTGGAACATCGCCGCGGGCGGCACCACCGAATACGACCTGTCGGTCTACGGTCCCAATGGCTTCTACCGGGGCTTCAAGGGCGGGGTCGAGGGCCATGGCCGGGCCAACCTGGACGTGCAAGCGAGCTACGACGAACAGAAGGCCAATATCGCGCTGACCATCGTCAACCTGACCGGGCGCAAGCTGCGGGTATCGGTCCTGGACCAATACACCGGCAAGGTCTTCCAAAAGGCGATTCCGGCCCTGGAAGCGGTATCGCGCTCCTGGTCGCTGCGCGGCCAATATGGCTGGTATGACTTGGTGGTCACGGTGGCCGAGGACGCCGGTTTCGAGTACCACCTGGCCGGCCATGTCGAAAACGGCAAGGACAGCATCTCCGATCCGGCCATGGGCGGGCTGATCTAA